In one window of Candidatus Zixiibacteriota bacterium DNA:
- a CDS encoding T9SS type A sorting domain-containing protein has product MTRKNWTLSNIYMGLMAPALAAGVIAADGLLPATRVPAETTGRENRVVHQCLTPEAARRPAFDLPRKSPWSLPTQALAADFDTTIHILVLRFNFQYENTDDPNTTGRGTMDLSKPRATAQDSADYYNAVGHWIDPPPHDSEYFDAQLRALRTYWEFVSDQKVTLSWDIFPSGREVIYQLPQPMNYYGLCDSPVVGLERFFVDCIQTADTDNAIDFSQYHAIMLFHAGSDRQNDIGFPETCADLFTGFIRFGDSISVDNGATYVRDAVMMPETSSQDGRATALNAVMAHEFGHQLGLVDLYSTYNFMSQLGDFALMDNNGFGTGIDFGFNVGKVFGAIPIYAEAWSRAYLGYVPVVDFRQGSDIRLVAAEVASAGIRIARVPISENEYYLIENRIEDIDGLQAFARVDSNTNVILGPADASRRLNGEYDFLCPGSGMLIYHVDEGVAGLDYDSDGLNNFDDNDLQWDPKRRFISLVEGDGVINFGGNYRSGYGRPEDMYRDDRNTAFTPNTNPQSIDNSGNNTHVYVTDIRRDTITLPGQRTPIFLDSVMRFDVETRGLVNGFPVRAGYPVYGLNLVADDLDGDGTDEVVVASGRMLSAITTGGENFLRKTTGCLACPIFEDTARSSTSPGVPYAVPLYFLAPATITASPVTGDFGAGIASKFVAFGYGLGLTGGRVLVLTPTDNDFDGMADLALDTLVTFGFPVALSFGERLWILTVDTSCGSSGSCTGLLYRLDNLAAPLIPIDTIHQPEFHGLCRAGENLLVFAGTSTESKLYVYGDAIDSVSLGSYYTLGPISVDLGRDNNADIIVASTDGRFAAVPLDTSGATPSFGVVRSVATGDQFTDNPIASDVDLDGLPDIVIVGPNTIYAFGHDLILKSNFPIAVDDRYPSTDIIASPVSADIDRGVAPETVFPTDVGNLYSFGKSDAAIPSSRYLLTSGFPLSAGEKGAGSPVILRDSTGGKLGFLGADGWFYLWDVDADSVHNFWPMGGVDPEGSYELKSARLGAPQSWPDNYVAEQFYNYPNPATDGRTFFRYFLGGPAQKVTLTVYDLSGREVASLAGTTQAGDNEQPWDCSNVTPGVYRCRIKVDFGGDAKTDFTDVAVIR; this is encoded by the coding sequence GTGACCCGAAAGAATTGGACTCTTTCGAACATATACATGGGTTTGATGGCTCCGGCGCTTGCCGCCGGAGTCATCGCTGCTGACGGGCTCCTGCCCGCAACACGCGTCCCGGCAGAGACAACGGGTCGTGAAAACCGGGTCGTGCATCAGTGTCTGACGCCGGAGGCAGCTCGCCGTCCGGCCTTCGATCTGCCGCGCAAATCCCCCTGGTCGCTGCCGACCCAGGCGTTGGCGGCTGATTTTGACACCACTATTCATATCCTTGTCCTGCGTTTCAATTTCCAGTACGAGAACACCGATGATCCCAACACCACCGGCCGGGGCACGATGGATTTGTCGAAGCCCAGGGCGACGGCACAGGATTCGGCGGACTACTACAACGCCGTGGGGCACTGGATCGATCCGCCGCCGCACGACAGCGAATATTTTGATGCGCAACTCAGGGCACTCCGCACGTACTGGGAGTTTGTCTCGGATCAGAAAGTAACTCTCTCGTGGGACATCTTCCCTTCGGGCCGCGAGGTGATCTATCAACTGCCGCAGCCGATGAACTACTACGGTCTGTGCGATTCGCCGGTTGTCGGACTAGAGCGGTTCTTTGTGGATTGCATCCAAACCGCCGATACCGACAACGCCATTGATTTTTCGCAGTATCACGCCATCATGCTCTTCCACGCCGGCTCGGATCGACAGAACGATATCGGTTTCCCCGAAACCTGTGCCGATCTGTTCACCGGATTTATCCGGTTTGGCGATTCGATTTCCGTGGATAACGGCGCTACGTATGTGCGCGATGCCGTCATGATGCCGGAAACATCGAGTCAGGATGGTCGCGCCACCGCCTTGAACGCCGTCATGGCGCACGAATTCGGCCACCAGCTGGGACTTGTCGATCTGTACAGCACGTACAACTTCATGTCGCAGCTCGGTGATTTCGCGCTGATGGATAACAACGGCTTCGGCACCGGTATCGATTTCGGCTTTAATGTCGGCAAAGTATTCGGCGCCATTCCGATCTATGCGGAAGCCTGGTCGCGGGCGTATCTCGGATATGTTCCGGTGGTCGATTTTCGCCAGGGTTCGGACATCCGGCTGGTGGCGGCCGAGGTTGCCTCAGCCGGGATACGGATCGCACGCGTTCCCATTTCCGAGAACGAATATTATCTCATCGAGAACCGCATCGAGGATATCGATGGTTTGCAGGCGTTTGCCCGAGTTGACTCCAACACCAATGTCATTCTCGGTCCGGCCGATGCCAGCCGCCGTCTCAACGGGGAGTACGATTTTCTCTGCCCCGGCTCCGGTATGCTCATCTACCATGTCGATGAGGGAGTGGCCGGGTTGGATTACGACAGCGACGGTCTCAACAATTTCGACGATAACGATCTCCAGTGGGACCCCAAACGGCGATTTATCAGTCTGGTCGAGGGGGATGGCGTGATCAATTTCGGCGGCAATTATCGGTCCGGCTACGGCCGGCCTGAGGATATGTATCGCGATGACCGTAACACCGCGTTCACGCCGAACACGAACCCGCAATCGATCGACAACAGCGGCAATAACACGCACGTCTATGTCACCGACATCAGGCGGGACACGATAACACTTCCGGGTCAGCGGACCCCGATCTTCCTGGACAGCGTGATGCGCTTTGACGTCGAGACCAGAGGTCTGGTGAACGGCTTTCCGGTGCGGGCCGGCTATCCCGTGTATGGACTCAACCTGGTCGCCGATGACCTTGACGGTGACGGCACTGATGAAGTTGTCGTTGCGTCCGGCCGTATGTTGTCGGCTATTACAACTGGCGGCGAGAACTTCCTCCGCAAAACGACCGGTTGTCTGGCCTGTCCGATTTTTGAAGACACCGCCAGATCATCCACCAGCCCCGGTGTCCCATATGCGGTCCCGTTGTATTTTCTGGCTCCTGCCACTATCACCGCCAGTCCTGTCACCGGTGATTTCGGCGCCGGTATTGCGTCGAAGTTCGTGGCTTTTGGTTATGGTCTCGGCCTTACCGGCGGGCGCGTTTTGGTGCTGACGCCGACCGACAACGACTTTGACGGTATGGCGGACCTGGCGCTTGATACTCTGGTGACGTTCGGCTTTCCTGTCGCGCTCAGCTTTGGTGAGCGACTCTGGATACTCACCGTTGACACATCCTGTGGTTCATCCGGTTCCTGCACGGGACTGCTGTACCGGCTGGACAATCTGGCGGCGCCGCTCATTCCGATTGACACGATTCACCAGCCTGAATTTCATGGACTGTGTCGCGCAGGAGAGAATCTGCTCGTATTTGCAGGAACCTCAACCGAATCCAAGCTGTATGTCTATGGCGATGCGATAGACTCTGTCTCGCTTGGTAGCTACTACACGCTCGGCCCGATCAGCGTGGACTTGGGCCGAGATAACAACGCGGATATTATTGTGGCCAGTACCGATGGCCGTTTTGCGGCGGTGCCGTTGGATACCTCCGGTGCGACTCCCTCGTTCGGGGTTGTCAGGAGCGTTGCTACCGGTGACCAGTTCACCGATAATCCAATAGCCAGCGATGTCGATCTCGATGGCCTGCCGGATATTGTAATCGTTGGTCCCAACACCATATATGCCTTTGGCCATGATCTAATCCTCAAATCCAATTTCCCAATCGCGGTCGATGATCGCTACCCGTCTACCGACATCATAGCATCTCCTGTCAGTGCTGATATCGATCGCGGTGTTGCGCCTGAGACGGTGTTTCCGACCGATGTCGGCAATCTGTATTCGTTTGGCAAATCGGACGCCGCCATTCCTTCGTCCCGCTATCTGCTGACATCCGGTTTTCCGCTTTCAGCAGGGGAGAAGGGGGCAGGTTCACCGGTGATTCTGCGTGATTCCACCGGCGGCAAGCTCGGCTTTCTGGGCGCCGATGGCTGGTTCTACTTGTGGGATGTCGATGCCGACAGCGTTCATAATTTCTGGCCCATGGGAGGGGTCGATCCAGAGGGCTCATACGAGTTGAAGTCTGCGCGCCTTGGCGCGCCGCAAAGTTGGCCGGACAATTACGTTGCCGAGCAGTTTTATAACTATCCCAATCCCGCAACCGATGGCCGCACGTTTTTTAGATATTTTCTTGGCGGTCCGGCTCAGAAAGTCACCTTGACCGTGTATGATCTTTCCGGCAGGGAGGTTGCATCACTGGCCGGTACGACGCAAGCCGGCGACAACGAGCAGCCCTGGGATTGCAGTAACGTTACCCCGGGTGTCTACCGTTGCCGCATCAAGGTCGATTTCGGCGGCGATGCCAAAACTGATTTTACCGACGTGGCGGTTATACGATGA
- a CDS encoding DUF5683 domain-containing protein: protein MTKCSVSLFIILASSTMSVASNSSEPPQGISILTAEHMSIRYSSSLSQFQEGPAGGAGSKSDADVRVTGHKSPAKAFLLSAAVPGLGQFYNGSKLKAAAFFTADVAAWVLHFKWQSDADDMTDAFNAFNDAHWSRDTYENKYLQWAYGVNDDELIDEQEISHRLPNTKTQQYYEMTGKYDQFAWGWDDAEYNGNTIDDYGPPPNNDPPLRITDAVFAPTSARRNAYETMRHDANNKYDQARAMVIAALANRMISGFEALFAAKHHNSQAGKRSKEFSRISVRTSLKSYHARRDTPFVGIAYRF, encoded by the coding sequence GTGACAAAATGCAGTGTCAGCCTGTTCATAATACTGGCGAGTTCGACCATGTCCGTGGCGTCGAATTCTTCCGAGCCGCCCCAGGGAATCTCGATCCTGACAGCCGAGCACATGAGCATCAGATATTCATCGAGTCTGTCCCAATTCCAGGAAGGGCCGGCCGGAGGGGCCGGTTCCAAGTCGGATGCCGACGTTCGCGTAACCGGGCACAAGAGCCCTGCGAAGGCGTTCCTGCTGAGCGCGGCAGTTCCGGGACTCGGACAGTTCTATAACGGCAGCAAGCTCAAAGCCGCGGCGTTTTTCACCGCCGATGTCGCCGCGTGGGTACTTCACTTCAAGTGGCAGAGCGATGCCGACGATATGACGGACGCATTTAATGCCTTCAATGACGCGCACTGGAGCCGCGATACGTACGAAAACAAGTATCTGCAATGGGCGTACGGAGTGAATGACGACGAGCTGATTGACGAACAGGAGATCAGCCACCGTCTGCCGAACACCAAGACCCAACAATACTATGAAATGACGGGCAAATACGACCAGTTCGCCTGGGGCTGGGATGATGCCGAGTACAACGGCAACACCATCGACGATTACGGTCCGCCTCCTAATAATGATCCGCCGCTCCGGATCACCGACGCCGTCTTTGCTCCCACATCGGCCCGCCGGAATGCCTATGAGACCATGCGTCACGACGCCAACAACAAATACGATCAGGCTCGGGCGATGGTGATCGCAGCGCTGGCCAACCGGATGATATCCGGGTTCGAGGCGTTGTTTGCGGCCAAGCACCACAATTCCCAGGCGGGCAAGAGGTCCAAAGAGTTTTCGCGGATCAGCGTTCGAACGTCGCTGAAATCGTACCACGCTCGCCGTGACACGCCTTTTGTCGGGATTGCATACAGGTTCTAA
- a CDS encoding NHL repeat-containing protein, translating to MSRTIRLFVAVSLTTVLATCSRPPQIARQAAGAVKDQVPEALIVEQEIAGPMLSQSLRGPSSVVVDFRGAVYICDAGNNRIIKLDNKLKPIKDHGGFGAAPGLFSAPAYMSIDNSLNLWVSETGNRRLSRFDGELNFVDALEFTDDSDLLKFGTPAGVAATQYGTLWVADRDRSRVAVFNNVGTFEQFVGDFGSSGGPLSQPVKVVLFDRENYAVCDAGNGRVAIYDSYGNFLRKVADIALKTPVACAFVGADLWVLDRRGILACFSASGHKLFETGPLLTGNAVPLKSPSDIALLNDDRLLIVDTGNDRLLLCRIVYQQP from the coding sequence ATGTCCCGCACGATTCGCCTGTTTGTGGCCGTTAGCCTGACCACCGTCCTTGCAACCTGCTCGCGTCCTCCGCAAATCGCACGACAGGCTGCCGGCGCGGTCAAAGATCAGGTGCCCGAAGCGCTCATCGTCGAACAAGAAATTGCGGGGCCGATGCTGTCGCAGTCGCTTCGCGGACCATCGTCCGTCGTCGTTGATTTTCGGGGTGCCGTCTACATTTGCGATGCCGGCAACAATCGGATCATCAAGCTCGACAACAAGCTCAAACCGATCAAGGATCATGGCGGGTTTGGCGCCGCCCCCGGCCTCTTCAGTGCACCGGCGTATATGTCGATCGACAACAGCCTCAATCTTTGGGTCAGCGAGACCGGCAACCGTCGGCTCTCACGGTTCGACGGCGAATTGAACTTTGTCGATGCGCTGGAGTTCACCGACGATTCCGATCTGCTCAAGTTCGGCACCCCGGCCGGTGTGGCTGCGACACAATATGGTACTCTGTGGGTGGCCGACCGGGACCGCAGCCGGGTGGCCGTCTTCAACAACGTAGGGACATTCGAGCAGTTCGTGGGGGACTTTGGATCCAGTGGCGGACCGTTGTCGCAGCCTGTGAAGGTCGTCCTGTTTGACCGGGAGAATTATGCCGTGTGCGATGCCGGCAATGGGCGGGTTGCCATATACGATTCTTACGGCAATTTTCTGCGCAAGGTCGCGGACATCGCTCTCAAGACTCCGGTCGCCTGTGCTTTTGTCGGCGCCGATCTGTGGGTATTGGACCGCCGGGGGATTCTGGCGTGTTTCTCTGCGTCAGGGCATAAGCTGTTTGAAACCGGCCCGTTGCTTACGGGAAATGCCGTGCCGTTGAAAAGCCCCTCGGATATCGCTCTGCTGAACGATGATCGACTGCTCATCGTCGACACTGGCAACGACCGCCTGCTTCTTTGCCGAATCGTCTACCAGCAACCATAG
- a CDS encoding BamA/TamA family outer membrane protein, which produces MVRAFLIFFTLLNYASSDASKIPVRVVGSDAAIRDEIDRYLRTLSPSAMPDSMLTDSVQSWLVGQGYLEAQVATTADTLAINPGACFQLECVRVSNDTLAICELARPFTRENLESAIDSVLDHFRSQGHYYARASVDSVDMYHLGVTVVLNLTPGPVVTVSDIHYEGLTRSRPSLIDRYVSVRAGDTITDDYIRHSEARASRAPFVGFEPPVTVRPRAGYNQADLTLHFRERPQVSLFGGLAYQPDDDRRVLFNLDMTLRNLFGDGRLVSFLADHRDANRNTLHLVYGQPLFLAGIGWLNAGVQSRDYRDQFYELGALVGYTAQSGEALSLGFDLGFKRVEPSLGPNRYRRYAAGLTLTRAGFDDPQNPSRGLNLRSSVSYAFRRYTDDSANIVGGPNFSETHASFEADMVQPLWGGMVGRVVLAYRGFETSESLPPMSELQFVGGPGTLRGYRTEQFAVQRTALATLEPRYRFAAGHLFTFIDFAYLNRPTANGTEELFRYGYGIGFGARDLTRSIRISLGWNPDVRFDQPRLSVDLATDL; this is translated from the coding sequence ATGGTACGCGCGTTTCTCATTTTCTTCACGCTCTTGAATTACGCAAGCAGTGATGCCTCAAAGATACCGGTACGAGTCGTCGGAAGTGATGCGGCGATACGCGACGAAATAGATCGGTATCTCCGCACGCTGTCCCCATCTGCCATGCCTGATTCCATGTTGACTGATTCGGTTCAGAGCTGGTTGGTAGGCCAAGGTTATCTGGAAGCCCAAGTGGCTACTACCGCCGATACATTGGCCATCAACCCCGGGGCCTGTTTTCAGCTCGAGTGCGTTCGGGTTTCGAATGATACGTTGGCGATTTGCGAACTTGCCAGACCATTCACGCGCGAAAACCTGGAATCGGCGATCGACTCGGTGCTCGATCATTTCCGCTCTCAGGGGCACTACTACGCGCGGGCGTCTGTAGATTCGGTCGACATGTATCATCTTGGGGTGACTGTGGTGTTAAATCTCACACCGGGTCCAGTGGTTACGGTGTCCGACATACACTACGAAGGGCTCACCCGAAGCAGACCATCCCTTATCGATCGATATGTCAGTGTGCGAGCCGGCGATACGATCACTGATGATTATATTCGACATTCCGAGGCGCGAGCTTCCCGTGCGCCGTTTGTTGGTTTCGAGCCTCCTGTCACCGTGAGACCTCGGGCGGGGTACAACCAGGCTGACCTCACCCTGCATTTTCGAGAACGCCCACAGGTGTCGCTGTTTGGCGGGCTGGCGTACCAACCGGACGACGACCGTCGGGTGTTATTTAATCTGGACATGACGCTTCGGAACCTGTTCGGCGACGGGAGACTTGTCTCCTTTCTGGCCGACCATCGCGACGCCAACCGCAATACTCTGCACCTTGTCTATGGCCAGCCGTTGTTTCTGGCGGGAATCGGTTGGTTGAACGCCGGCGTTCAATCTCGTGACTATCGAGACCAATTCTATGAACTCGGGGCGTTGGTCGGCTATACCGCCCAGAGCGGTGAGGCATTGAGTCTGGGTTTCGATCTCGGCTTCAAACGGGTTGAACCGTCGCTCGGCCCCAACCGATACCGTCGCTACGCGGCCGGGCTTACTCTGACTCGCGCAGGATTTGATGACCCGCAAAACCCTTCGCGCGGTCTCAACCTCCGGTCGTCTGTTTCGTATGCGTTCCGGCGGTATACCGATGATTCCGCCAACATCGTCGGAGGTCCAAACTTCAGTGAAACACACGCTTCATTCGAGGCAGACATGGTTCAGCCGCTCTGGGGGGGAATGGTTGGACGCGTGGTACTGGCGTATCGCGGCTTCGAAACCTCAGAGTCGCTGCCGCCAATGTCGGAGCTTCAATTTGTCGGTGGTCCGGGAACCCTGCGTGGCTACCGCACCGAACAGTTCGCCGTTCAGCGGACGGCGCTCGCCACACTGGAGCCTCGCTACCGGTTCGCAGCGGGGCATCTGTTTACCTTCATTGACTTCGCTTATCTGAACAGGCCCACGGCCAACGGTACGGAGGAACTGTTTCGGTACGGCTACGGAATCGGATTTGGTGCTCGCGACTTGACACGCTCCATCAGGATTTCGCTCGGATGGAATCCGGACGTTCGGTTTGACCAGCCTCGCCTCTCGGTTGACCTCGCCACCGATCTATAG
- a CDS encoding UbiA family prenyltransferase — protein MNSILAILRLTRVGNCIMAAIAVLIGVHLGGAMVLSAAGLFAALGTFLVCAAGNTHNDILDIDIDRISHPNRVLVQGVVSTRLAITVVIICDLAAVALASLVNAAVLFMALGAILLLLIYNSLLKRMPGAGNLIIAALAGLTILAGGVVATTLDEIAWFRLLAGALFAFLVHLVREIVKDILDIPGDKAAGVRTLPQLIGTPAALAICLGLGILLVAATVVPVLANWFNWYFAVIVLVLIDLPLLGMLNLVWFRPNEARLRLTVAVLKTAMAVGMAALVVGTL, from the coding sequence GTGAATTCTATCCTCGCCATCCTCCGCCTCACACGGGTTGGCAATTGCATCATGGCTGCTATTGCGGTATTGATCGGCGTGCATCTTGGCGGTGCGATGGTTCTTTCGGCAGCCGGGCTGTTTGCGGCGCTTGGGACTTTCCTGGTGTGTGCTGCAGGTAACACACACAACGATATTCTGGATATTGATATTGACCGTATCAGTCACCCCAATCGCGTATTGGTGCAGGGTGTTGTTTCCACCAGATTGGCGATTACAGTCGTCATTATCTGCGATCTGGCCGCAGTGGCGTTGGCGTCGCTCGTCAACGCAGCGGTCTTGTTCATGGCGCTTGGGGCGATTTTGCTTCTGCTCATATACAACTCTTTACTCAAGAGAATGCCTGGGGCGGGAAATCTGATTATCGCCGCTCTGGCCGGACTCACCATATTGGCCGGAGGCGTGGTCGCCACGACGCTGGATGAGATCGCTTGGTTTCGGCTCCTGGCGGGCGCCCTGTTTGCCTTCCTGGTGCATCTCGTTCGGGAGATTGTCAAAGACATCCTCGACATCCCCGGGGACAAGGCCGCCGGTGTTCGCACTCTCCCACAGCTCATCGGAACGCCCGCCGCGTTGGCGATCTGCCTTGGGCTGGGTATTCTGCTGGTCGCCGCCACAGTTGTGCCGGTCCTCGCCAACTGGTTCAACTGGTACTTCGCGGTGATCGTACTCGTTCTCATAGACCTCCCGCTATTGGGCATGCTTAACCTGGTATGGTTTCGTCCCAATGAAGCAAGACTACGATTGACGGTTGCGGTGCTCAAGACAGCCATGGCGGTTGGGATGGCCGCCCTCGTGGTCGGAACATTGTAG
- a CDS encoding BatD family protein yields the protein MSRVGKFLGLVLLVAAGVYRAAQAGDISLSQSLDRSEIPYEEKAVLEIVVSWHGNQAAYRFDRPLQPKLDKLRVREFSSTISSEGSGTDEVTTKRFRYALVPTSSGTGRIEPMVINYASWPDSLPGELVTEAMTLSIAPARKVAKPASLTENLRILLAVAAGIVVVGGVGLGLFIRARNKRPKPVVQTPAELFLERLEQLRTESSGDLKKFQTGLYKQLLWYLSAQFGLQFSNEPVEEIVKRCESVGMPTAQKAAIGNWLLQADRVKFSPVEPAPGETVRLESEIRRFFETITPTRNVED from the coding sequence GTGAGCAGAGTTGGTAAGTTCTTGGGGCTTGTCCTACTGGTCGCGGCCGGCGTTTACCGGGCGGCTCAGGCAGGGGACATATCGCTTTCCCAGTCTTTGGATCGTTCGGAAATACCGTACGAAGAGAAAGCAGTCCTCGAAATCGTCGTGAGCTGGCACGGGAACCAGGCGGCCTATCGGTTCGACCGGCCACTGCAGCCGAAACTCGATAAACTCAGAGTCAGAGAGTTCAGCTCGACTATCAGTTCGGAAGGGAGCGGCACGGACGAGGTAACCACCAAGCGGTTCCGATATGCACTGGTGCCCACCTCATCAGGTACTGGCCGCATCGAACCGATGGTTATCAACTATGCCAGTTGGCCGGACAGCCTGCCCGGTGAGTTGGTGACCGAAGCCATGACACTAAGCATTGCGCCGGCCAGGAAGGTCGCCAAACCGGCCAGTCTGACCGAAAACCTGCGAATTCTCCTGGCCGTTGCTGCCGGGATCGTGGTGGTCGGTGGCGTAGGGTTGGGATTGTTTATTCGGGCGCGAAACAAACGTCCCAAACCGGTTGTACAAACTCCGGCCGAGTTGTTTCTGGAACGATTGGAGCAGCTTCGCACCGAATCGTCGGGCGACCTCAAGAAGTTTCAAACCGGCCTGTACAAGCAGTTGTTGTGGTATTTGTCAGCTCAGTTTGGTCTTCAGTTTTCTAACGAACCGGTAGAAGAGATTGTGAAACGATGTGAATCTGTCGGCATGCCGACCGCCCAGAAAGCGGCGATCGGCAATTGGCTGCTCCAGGCCGATCGCGTCAAATTCAGCCCGGTCGAACCGGCGCCGGGGGAGACCGTCCGGCTCGAATCGGAGATTCGCCGCTTCTTTGAGACAATAACGCCCACCCGCAATGTGGAGGATTGA
- a CDS encoding MoxR family ATPase has translation MHTDIQQIQATVEKEAAFVEKLSGQISSVIVGQKYLIDRLLIGILSNGHILIEGVPGLAKTLSVKTLADAIKLKFQRLQFTPDLLPADLIGTMIYNPQKAEFTVKKGPVFANIILADEINRAPAKVQSALLEAMQERQVTIGEHSYKLDEPFLVLATQNPIEQEGTYPLPEAQIDRFMLMLKITYPSPAEERIIMDRNTAVETIVVEQVISPKDIVHAREVVRSIYVDEKIKEYIINIIFATREPAKYRLNDLTSLIAFGASPRATIYLNLAAKAHAFLKGRGYVTPEDIKAIGADVLRHRILLTYEAEAEEISSDDIVKKLFDAVEVP, from the coding sequence ATGCATACCGATATCCAACAGATACAGGCCACCGTAGAAAAAGAAGCCGCCTTTGTCGAGAAGTTATCCGGCCAGATCAGCTCCGTAATAGTCGGCCAGAAGTACCTGATCGACCGGCTCTTGATAGGCATACTCTCGAACGGACATATTCTCATCGAGGGGGTACCGGGGCTGGCCAAAACCTTGTCCGTAAAAACGTTGGCGGATGCCATCAAGCTCAAGTTCCAGCGGCTCCAATTCACACCGGACCTGCTTCCCGCGGACCTGATCGGCACCATGATTTACAATCCGCAGAAGGCGGAGTTCACGGTCAAGAAGGGCCCGGTGTTTGCCAACATCATATTAGCCGATGAGATCAACCGTGCTCCTGCAAAAGTGCAGTCAGCACTGCTTGAGGCGATGCAGGAGCGCCAAGTGACAATCGGCGAGCATTCCTACAAGCTGGATGAACCATTCCTGGTCCTGGCCACCCAGAACCCGATCGAGCAGGAGGGCACCTATCCGTTGCCGGAAGCCCAGATCGACAGGTTCATGCTGATGCTCAAGATCACGTACCCGAGCCCCGCCGAAGAACGCATTATCATGGATCGCAACACCGCCGTCGAGACGATCGTCGTGGAGCAGGTAATATCGCCCAAAGATATCGTGCACGCCCGCGAGGTGGTGCGGTCGATCTATGTCGACGAGAAGATTAAGGAATATATTATCAATATCATCTTTGCCACGCGCGAGCCGGCCAAGTATCGTCTCAACGACCTGACCAGCCTGATCGCGTTCGGCGCCTCGCCACGCGCCACCATCTATTTGAACCTGGCCGCCAAGGCGCATGCGTTCCTCAAGGGACGCGGCTACGTGACACCGGAGGATATCAAGGCGATCGGGGCCGATGTTCTGCGCCACCGCATTCTGCTGACCTACGAGGCGGAGGCCGAAGAGATCAGCTCTGATGATATTGTGAAGAAGCTGTTTGACGCCGTCGAGGTGCCGTAA
- a CDS encoding DUF58 domain-containing protein has translation MIPKEVLKKVRRIEIRTKRLVNDLFSGEYHSTFKGHGMEFEEVRLYQPGDDVRLIDWNVTARTGHPYIKKFREERELSVVLLFDASSSGRFGTRDRFKSDTAAELCALLAFSAIKNNDKVGLIIFTDRIEMFVPPKKGRAHVLRLIREILYFRPTGIGTDIAGALEYFSRVIKRKSVVFLISDFLSTGFYKPLQIANNKHDVIAMKITDPRESVFDDFGLLELEDTETGEVLLVDTGSRAFRREFAARAQEDYINLKKGFQVINLDFIDIKTDQSYIVPLINFFRMRERRH, from the coding sequence ATGATACCCAAGGAGGTACTCAAAAAAGTCCGGCGTATTGAGATCCGGACCAAGCGACTGGTCAACGATCTCTTCTCGGGCGAATACCATTCCACGTTCAAAGGACACGGCATGGAGTTCGAGGAAGTACGCCTCTATCAGCCGGGGGATGATGTTCGGCTGATCGACTGGAATGTCACCGCCCGCACCGGCCATCCGTACATCAAGAAGTTCCGCGAAGAGCGCGAACTGTCGGTGGTGTTGCTGTTCGATGCGTCATCGTCGGGCCGATTCGGCACCCGGGACCGATTCAAAAGCGATACTGCCGCCGAGCTGTGCGCGCTGTTGGCCTTCTCCGCCATCAAGAACAACGACAAAGTCGGCCTGATCATTTTCACCGACCGGATCGAGATGTTCGTCCCCCCCAAAAAGGGGCGCGCCCACGTGCTGCGCTTGATACGAGAGATCCTCTATTTCCGGCCCACCGGTATCGGCACCGATATCGCCGGCGCCCTTGAGTATTTCAGTCGCGTCATCAAGCGCAAGTCGGTCGTGTTCCTGATCTCGGACTTTCTTTCCACCGGATTTTACAAGCCGTTGCAAATCGCCAATAACAAGCATGATGTCATCGCCATGAAGATCACTGACCCGCGGGAATCTGTATTCGATGATTTTGGCCTCCTGGAGCTCGAGGACACTGAGACCGGCGAGGTGCTTTTGGTCGACACCGGCTCCCGGGCGTTCCGCCGCGAGTTTGCTGCCCGGGCGCAGGAAGATTATATCAATCTGAAAAAGGGATTCCAGGTGATCAATCTCGATTTCATCGATATCAAGACCGACCAGTCGTACATCGTGCCGCTCATCAATTTCTTCCGCATGAGGGAGAGGAGACACTGA